One Neomonachus schauinslandi chromosome 9, ASM220157v2, whole genome shotgun sequence DNA segment encodes these proteins:
- the LOC110590515 gene encoding E3 ubiquitin-protein ligase CHIP, which yields MKGKEEKEGGARLGAGGGSPEKSPSAQELKEQGNRLFVGRKYPEAAACYGRAITRNPLVAVYYTNRALCYLKMQQHEQALADCRRALELDGQSVKAHFFLGQCQLEMESYDEAIANLQRAYNLAKEQRLNFGDDIPSALRIAKKKRWNSIEERRIHQENELHSYLTRLIVAERERELEECQRNHDGDEDDGHIRAQQACIEAKHDKYLADMDELFSQVDEKRKKRGIPDYLCGKISFELMREPCITPSGITYDRKDIEEHLQRVGHFDPVTRSPLTQEQLIPNLAMKEVIDAFISENGWVEDY from the coding sequence ATGAAGggcaaggaggagaaggagggcgGCGCGCGGCTGGGCGCCGGCGGCGGAAGCCCCGAAAAGAGCCCGAGCGCGCAGGAGCTCAAGGAGCAGGGCAACCGGCTCTTCGTGGGGCGCAAGTACCCGGAGGCGGCGGCCTGCTACGGCCGCGCCATCACCCGGAATCCCCTGGTGGCAGTGTACTACACCAACCGGGCATTGTGCTACCTGAAGATGCAGCAGCATGAGCAGGCTCTGGCAGACTGCCGGCGGGCTTTGGAACTGGACGGGCAGTCTGTGAAGGCACACTTCTTCCTGGGGCAGTGCCAGCTAGAGATGGAGAGCTATGATGAGGCCATTGCTAATCTGCAGCGAGCCTACAACCTGGCCAAGGAGCAACGGCTCAACTTTGGGGATGACATCCCTAGTGCTCTGCGCATCGCTAAGAAGAAGCGATGGAACAGCATCGAGGAGCGGCGCATCCACCAGGAGAACGAGCTGCACTCCTACCTCACTCGGCTTATTGTGGCCGAGCGGGAGAGGGAACTAGAAGAATGTCAGCGGAATCACGACGGCGATGAGGACGATGGCCACATCCGGGCCCAGCAGGCCTGCATCGAGGCCAAGCACGACAAGTATTTAGCAGACATGGATGAGCTTTTCTCCCAGGtggatgagaagagaaagaagcgAGGCATCCCGGACTATCTGTGTGGCAAGATCAGCTTTGAGCTCATGCGGGAACCATGCATCACGCCCAGCGGCATCACCTATGACCGAAAGGACATTGAGGAGCATCTGCAGCGCGTGGGCCACTTTGACCCTGTCACCCGGAGCCCCCTGACCCAGGAACAGCTCATCCCCAACCTGGCCATGAAAGAGGTCATTGATGCTTTCATCTCCGAGAACGGCTGGGTGGAGGACTACTGA